TTTTTTACTCCTTTTATAGAAATAATCATTGCCATCAGAGAAATGCCAAAAGTTCTCTGGCAACTGGCCCTGGTGTACCTTTTCCAGTGGTATGCCCTTTTTGTGTACTGGCAGTTTATCACGCCCATGCTGAAATGGTCACTGTACGGCGTTTCCGAAGCTGATGAAATGAAAGCCCATCATCTTCTGGAAAGCACTAAAAGCGGAATACCCATTGCAGCATCCGACCTGACTTGGGCAAAAAACATATTGCACCAGGTAGAAGTAGCAGTAGGACAAACGGGACTTATGAATGGCTCTTATAATATTGTGACCATGATTTCCGCATTGCTCCTGGTACCTTTTGCTAAAAAGTTCAGTTCAAAAAACACCTATATTTTCTGTCTATTCCTTACAGGATTGGGAATAATGACGCTACCTTTTATCAGGAATGAATATGCTATTCTTATCCCAATGGTGGCTCTTGGAATTGGATGGGCTTCCATGATGGGCTTGCCCTACTCCATCGTTTCCCCTTCTATCCCGCACCGGAAAAGGGGAATCTACATGGGCGTTATCAATATGATGATCGTTATTCCCATGCTGATTCAGACCCTGTCTTTCGGGACTATTTTTAATTTCTTTCTGAACAGCAATCCTTCCTCAGCCATTATGGTCTCCGGAATATTATTTCTGACTGCCGGCGCATGTGTCTTTTTTATTAAACCTGATATTCCTAAAAGCGAATAATACCGGATGATAAGAATTATTCTTTAATAAAACTTCAATAAAAAAATCCCAACGAAAGCTGGGATTTTTTTAAGCCAAATAGCTACAATTCTACGATATTGCAGCATTTATATTATTTTTTCACAAGCTCTACTCTACGGTTTTGCGCTTTCCCTTCTTCAGAACTATTATCCCCTATAGCATTTAATACTGCTATAAGAAGTTCTTTTCCCATATCCAACAAGCTAACTGCTCAAACATAGAGTTTATGTTTTGCTTGTTATTTCCAGGCTGGCGACATTCAATATTGCAACAAAGTTTCATTTTATAAAATTTTATCCTTACTTTTACCGCTTCTTATGCAAAAAACATTGAAAATCTTATTTACCTTTTCTCTGTTACTGATCTTTCTTTCGAACGTCAGTGGAATAAGCATATGTCTTGAACATGCGAAACATGTAACAACCAAAATTGACAACAAAAAAGATTCTAAAAAGGAAAAAGCCCCTACAGTTTCCCAGGACGACTGCCAATGTGCACTCCATTTGCAGATGAATACAAGTCTTCTTCCGGAAATTCAGAATCTAAATTTTGCCATAAACGATTCAAATGATAACGAAATACCTCAGCCAAAGGCCGTATCATACCGTTGTCTCCTTGATTTTTTCTCTTCCAGGGCTCCTCCCGTTCTCTCCTAATTTCTAGTTTTTCAAACTAAACTCTTTTAGCTACAGATTTGTTATCTGCAGTAACTGTCTTTTTGGGATATTTTATTTTAAAAGTAGAATAAGATATTCTTTACTCACCAGGTATTTAATTATACCATTTTACTCTCTATTTATGTCATTTAATGCTTATAATCCTGGAATCATACATTTTATTCCCACTAAAACTTTTCATTTAGCAGGCTTAGGTTGTATCATATTCTCAGGTGTGATCCATGCTCAGAAAATTAAAAAAGATTCAATTCCCGTCACTATTCAGACGGTAGAAATTACAGGGCGAAAATCCAAAGATTATATTTCCGATTATTCATTTGCGGCCACTAAGATTGCGATGAAAAACAAAGATCTTCCGCTCACGCTGAATACGGTTACCAAAGAACTCATCAACGACAGGCAGGCGTTCAGACTGGGTGATGTCCTGAAAAATGTTGCAGGCGTTTCCAATGTAAGCTTTTACAATCAGTACAGCATCCGGGGGATCAGCCAGAATGAAGAAGGCCAGATCATTAATGGAATGCGCACCAGGCAATATTATTTTCTTCAGCCGATGACCCCACATATCGAGCGTGTGGAGGTTTTTAAAGGTCCCGCAAGTATTACCATGTCCAGCGTAGACCCCGGAGGAACCATCAACATGGTAACTAAAAAACCTTTGGCAAATTCCCGTTACGAAGTAAGTTTGTCGGGAGGAAGCTTTGATACCTATCGCCTTTCCGCAGATGTAACCGGACCTTTGAATACCAGTAAAACGCTTTTATACCGTTTCAACGGTGCTCATCAGCATGCCAGATCGTTTCGTGATCATGTAAAAAATAACGGAATTTTAATAGCTCCCTCGATCTCCTTTATCCCTAATGATAGAACTTCGGTGAATGTAGAAATGATTTACAACGAAATGAACGGAAACCTCGACAGAGGACAGCCTATCTTTGGAGCAGTTGCCGGAAAAACCGATCTCAACAGTACTCCTGTCAGTTTAAATCTGGGGGCTCCGGGTGACTATTTTAAAACAAAAGATCTTACTCTGATGGGAAGTCTTGCCCACCATTTCAATAAAAACATCAGCTTTAATGCTTCTTATATGAAGCAGTTCTGGAACGAAGACATCCATGAAACGAGGACTACAAATTCTTTTGTGCCGGATATCAGCAATAACCAGATTTCAAGCCTGGTGATGATGCAGTATATGGAAAGAATTCAACATTGGTCGGTGGATAATATTAATGCCTATTTTAATTTTACTTACAGAACAGGACCCCTTGAACATCAGACGTTAGTAGGATATGACAGCCATATCTGGGAGAAAAAAAGCGGCGGAAAACAAGATGCCGCAAGAGGTTTCATGATGAAGGATGGAACAGTAAGCTCATCTTATAATCCGGCCAATGCTGCTTTATATCAGACATCGGTTTATAATGGTATTATATTTCCCACCCCCAATGTGAGCCCATTCGACCTGACGCCCGGAGCGGCAAACCATCAGGGGAATAACTATACTGTTTTGAATATCATCAACCCGTTACCAACGGCTTTAACAACTACTCATGCAGCATATGTACAACATTTACTGACATGGAAAAAGTTTAAACTTCTGGCGGGACTCAGACAGGAATGGTTTCAGGACATTACCCAATATAAGAAAGCGGAAGAAAGTTCTTTCAGAAATCAGAAGATGCTTTACCGGGTCGGCCTGACGTATAGCATCACAGAAAATACAAACATATACGCAACATATCTTACAGGGTATCAGCCACAATCCAATACGGTTACCCTGATGCCGCAAACAGCCAATTTTACAGGTGCAATTTCCGCCTCATTGTACAAACCCCTGCTTTCCGATCTGAAAGAATTCGGGGTCAAAACCAAGCTTTTTGGAAAAATTAATGCCACATTTTCCATCTATGAAATCAATCAGAAAAATATCCTGATGAACGCCAATAATCCTGCGGAGCCCGATCAACTGATCCAGCGTGGCGCAGACAGAAGCCGTGGTTTTGAGGCTGAGTTTACGGGTCATATTCTTCCGCAATGGCACATTTATGCTGGTTACAGCTATATTGATGCAAAAGTTCTGGATGATTCTAATCCTGCTTTAATTGGTTTAGCTAAAGAAAATACATCAAAAAATTCCGTCAATATCTGGACGAGGTATAATTTTACCAACATTCAGCCTTTAAAAGACTTCGGAATAGGTGCGGGAATGCTCTATCAAAGTAAAAAAATTCCCTGGTTTACCAGAAGTTTCGAGCTTCCCGCTTATGCTACCGTGGATGTGGCAATTTATTATTCCGTACCGCAAACTAAGCTTCAGCTGGCTTTGAATGTGAACAATATTACCAATATAACGTATTGGGTAGGAGCTCAGAATTACCTGAGACTGTTCCCCGGTGCCCCAAGAAATTATCTATTTACAGCAACTTATAAATTTTAAACCATGGCTTTTTCAAACCTGAAACTCATTGTAAGAAAAACCCGGCAGGATTTATTTAAAAGTAAACAAAACCTGCTCATTGCCATTACTGTTCTCCTGTTCTGCTTTATAAGCATTGGAATAGGGTTTACAAAATACGGTGAAACTTATTCAAAGATAAAGGAATACCGTAAAGAAACCCGTGAAAACTGGGAGCACAGGCCTGACAAGCATCCGCACAGGATGGCCCACTATGGTTATCTCGTTTTCAGAATCGGGCATCCGTTAAGTATTTTTGATAACGGATTGGACGATTACCTTGGAAATGTTATTTTCCTTGAAGCCCATAAACAAAATACCGCTAACCTTTCGGAAGCCGGAAGTTCAGGGACTCTCGTACGTTTCGGAGCGTTCAGTGCAGCATTCATTCTGCAGGCAATAGTTCCTTTGATTATTTTATTTCTCGGTTTCAGCGTGATTGTCCGTGAAAGAGAAGAGGCCACACTGAAAATCCTTACCGTTCAGGGAGCATCATCACGGGCTATTGTATGGGGAAAAATCCTTGGTCTCTGGCAGTTTTCTTTATTGTTTCTGATTCCTGTGATTGCCATCGTTTTAGTGGCCGGACTTATGGTTGAATCAAGCCATTTTACTGATATTTTATCAAGAATACTGGTCCTTTTTCCGGCGTATATGATCTATTATTTTTTCTTCAGTACATTGACGGTTTTAATTTCGGCAAAAAGCAAAGCTTCGTCATCCGCTTTAATCAGTTTAATTGGCTCGTGGATAATTCTGTCGATTTTTTTACCTAAAGGAATTCAGTTTGCAGCGCAGAATCTCTATCCTACTCCATCAAGAATTGCCTTTGAAACCCAGGTAGAAGAGGATGTTATGAAAGTAGGCGACAGCCACAACCCCAACGATCCGCATTTTAAAAACATTAAAGATTCGCTTCTGGCAAAATACAATGTGAAAACAACGGATGAACTTCCGGTTAATTACGGTGGAATTGTGATGAAAGAAGGAGAAAGAATCAGTGCAAAACTGTATGTTGATCATTTGAAAAGACTTCAGGATCAATACGATCGACAACAAAAACTGAATGAAATTTTCGGTTTCATCAATCCTGTGATGGCGATTAAAAATCTTTCAATGACCGCTTCGGGAACAGATTATTTTGCGTACCGGCAATTTCAGAATCAGGCAGAGAAATACCGCTATACACTCGCCCAGCGAATGAATGATTTACAGATTGAACACATCCGTAACACCCCACCCAAAAAAGGTGAAAAACAGGCAATGGTAAGTAAAAAAAACTGGCAGGAATTTCCTGATTTTCAGTATGAGTTTACGTCAGTTAAAGAAAGTCTGGGTAACCAGATTCTTCCTCTGGTTGCTATTCTTTTCTGGTTCCTTGTCTGTGTTCTGATGATTGAATTAAGTGCAAAAAATTTAAAATTAATCTAATGAATCATTATTTATTTAAACAGTTTTACCGCAACAAAGCCTACATTATTTCTTTGTTGATTCTTCTTTTTGCCGGTTTATGCTCTCTGTACACCGGTAAAAAATTTCTGGACAGGAATGAAGAAATTATGGCTAAAAGTGCAACCTATCAAAAAAACAGCATCGCTAAAAATGTGGAATTACACAGCGATAACATCGGTCTTTTACTCTATTATGTGAAATTTAATCTCGTGAATGAAATACCCAGACTGGCTGCTTTAAGTATCGGTATGAGAGATTTGAATCCTTCCATTCAGGGCGTTACAATACGAAACCTGGAAGAACAAAAAAACAATTCCGATTTTTTCAACCCTGCGAATGCAGCGGTTGGAAATTTCGATTTCTCTTTTGTGATGATATTTCTTTTTCCACTCGTGATTATTGCCTTGTGCTACAATATCATTTCCGAAGATCAGGAAAAAGGAACCTGGAAATTACTCTCAGTGCAAAGTCAAAATGTAAGAAAGCTGATTGATGCTAAGTTGCTGTTCCGTTTCCTGGCCGTAAGCTCGGTTTATGTTTTATTGTTAATTGCTGCCCTTTTTTACATTAAAATTCCAGTAGACCTGGCCTTCGCTATTTTTGCTTTGTCCGGTTTTCTATATTTGGCTTTCTGGTTTGCCTTATGTAGATGGATTATTGGTTATCAGAAGTCCTCTTCGTGGAATGCTTTAACCCTGGTGATTTTCTGGCTGAGCATGAATTTTGTAATTCCGATGACTGCAAATATGATGATACAGAAATTGATTCCTGTAAAAGAAGGATTGCAGGCACAAATCGAACAACGGGAAGGTTATCACAATAAGTGGGATGAACCGAAAATTCCTACAATGCAAAAATTCTATAAAATCTATCCTCAGTTCAGCCAATACGAGATTGCGGAAAACAGCGACTTTTCTTACGCCTGGTATTACGCAATGCAGCACATGGCGGATGTGGAATCGGCAGCTTCTTCAAAGAAATATCATGAAAAAATGCATAGCAGAAACAATGCAGCCATTTACTTAGGGTATATTTTACCGAATATTCAAACACAATGGATTCAGAGCAATGTTGCCGGAACAGGAATGGAAAATCAGCTAAATTATGCAGAAAACCTGAAAAATTTCCACGAGAAACAAAGGCTGTATTTCTATCCTTATATTTTTGAAAATATAAACGGAAAAATGATCGACTGGAAAAAACAGACTGTAAAAATCTTTACGGATTCTGAGAAAATTAATCTTTTCAGCTTACTTCTTCCCTATTTCATTTTAATTTTTTTATTGCTAATCCTTTCACAAAACAAATTCAGAAAGCTATGTTAAAAACCATCAAACTTCATAAAAAATACAACGATTTTACCGCTTTAAAATCTCTTGATCTTGAAATTCAGGAAGGGGAAATCTTTGCTCTTCTCGGACAGAACGGAGCCGGTAAAAGTACAACTATCAATATTCTTTTAGGCCTGATTAAAGCTACTTCCGGTGATGCCTTCATTAACAATATTTCAGTAAAAGATCATCCCGAAAAAATTAAAAAACACATGGCATACATTCCTGAAACTGTATTACTTTATCCGAATCTTACCGGAATTGAAAATCTTGATTTCTTTTCAAAAATTGCGGGATTTAATTATAATAAAGAAGAACTTTCTGGTCTTTTACAACAAACCGGTTTACAGGAAACTGCTCATAATAAACCTTTAGGAAGTTATTCAAAAGGAATGCGGCAGAAAGTTGGAATTGCTATCGCTCTCGCTAAAGATGCCAAAGTTCTGCTCCTTGATGAGCCGACCAGCGGACTCGACCCGATTGCCACCGCTGAATTTACAGAAATTGTAAGAATGCTAGGCTTAGAAGGACGAACTGTTTTAATGGCCACCCATGATATTTTCAACGCGGTAAGTGTCGCTACGAATATCGGAATTATGAAACAGGGAGAACTGGTGCAAAATATTCCATCCAAAGCGTTTTCGGCCGAAGAACTGAAGGAACTGTATTTGAAGACAATCTAATTATTTTAAATTTTAATTGAAATACATTATTGATATGTATTGTAACTTCTCTGTATTATCTTTTTTTACAAGAATCTTATGAATACTTGATCTCATAGTAGTAATAAGATGGAGAGACAGGAGCTCCTATCAACTTTACGGCCCTTATTTAATGGAAATAATTACAATGAATTACTTAAAAAAGTTTAATATATTTGTTAAAGATACAATTCGTCTTTATATTGATTAAGAATTTCACCTCAATGAGAATATATTTTGGCTATTTAGTTCTTCTGATATTATTTCCGTTACAAATACATGCGCAGCAAAATCTGTCAGCCGACGAATTATTTGCAAAAGCAAGAACTGCTGCGTTTGAAAATAAGGATTATACCAACTCTATTGTATTGGCTAAACAAGCCCTGGAAAAAGCCCCCGATTATACCGATATTTCAATTTTTTTAGGAAGAGTTTATACGTGGAATAAGGATCCGGAGTCTGCAAGAACCGTTTTTGAGGCGCTTGGAAAAAAAAATATACAGGATGAAGATTACTTTATTGCCTATGCATCCTTAGAATATTGGAATGACCAGTATAGTAAGGCCAAAGAGATCCTCGACAAAGGGTTATCTTTTCATCCGCAATCTGAAGCGCTTTTACTTTTAAAAGCAAAAGTAAATTATGCAGACAAAGATTATATTGAATCCGAAAAGGCCATTAAATATATTCTAGCCATCGATCCGAAAAACACGGAAGCCAACAGCCTTGCCGTAAAAGTGAAGGAGTTTACTTCTAAAAACGCTATAAGCATTCTTTATAACTATTCCCATTTTGATAAGCAGTTTGATGACGACTGGCATGTTGTAGGGATCAGCTATAAAAGGGTTACCCCTATTGGAGCCGTGATTATCAGAGGGAATTATGCCAACAAATTTGCTCAAGACGGTACCCAGATTGAGCTGGAAGCTTATCCACGGTTATCAAAAACATTTTACTTGTATGTGGGAGGTGCCTATTCCAATGATGTCGGGCTTTTCCCGAAATACCGTACAGGGGTATCCCTTTATGCTAATCTTCCTAAGAGTTACGAAGGAGAAATCGGATACAGACAGCTTTATTTCAGCAACAGCATCTGGATGTACACAGCATCTATCGGAAAATATTACAAGAATTTCTGGTTTAATATAAGAACCTACATTACGCCGGATAACAAAAATATCTCGCATTCCTATACCGGAACAGTACGCTATTATACGAAAAGTGCTCAGGATTATATTGGCTTTCAGATCGGCACGGGAATAAGCCCTGAAGAAAACCGAAATAACCTTCT
The sequence above is drawn from the Chryseobacterium daecheongense genome and encodes:
- a CDS encoding ABC transporter ATP-binding protein, with the translated sequence MLKTIKLHKKYNDFTALKSLDLEIQEGEIFALLGQNGAGKSTTINILLGLIKATSGDAFINNISVKDHPEKIKKHMAYIPETVLLYPNLTGIENLDFFSKIAGFNYNKEELSGLLQQTGLQETAHNKPLGSYSKGMRQKVGIAIALAKDAKVLLLDEPTSGLDPIATAEFTEIVRMLGLEGRTVLMATHDIFNAVSVATNIGIMKQGELVQNIPSKAFSAEELKELYLKTI
- a CDS encoding YaiO family outer membrane beta-barrel protein; the encoded protein is MRIYFGYLVLLILFPLQIHAQQNLSADELFAKARTAAFENKDYTNSIVLAKQALEKAPDYTDISIFLGRVYTWNKDPESARTVFEALGKKNIQDEDYFIAYASLEYWNDQYSKAKEILDKGLSFHPQSEALLLLKAKVNYADKDYIESEKAIKYILAIDPKNTEANSLAVKVKEFTSKNAISILYNYSHFDKQFDDDWHVVGISYKRVTPIGAVIIRGNYANKFAQDGTQIELEAYPRLSKTFYLYVGGAYSNDVGLFPKYRTGVSLYANLPKSYEGEIGYRQLYFSNSIWMYTASIGKYYKNFWFNIRTYITPDNKNISHSYTGTVRYYTKSAQDYIGFQIGTGISPEENRNNLLENETFKLKTFKVGAEYNFTVQSNIFSVGTMYYNQEYLPNTKGNQFDITLGYTRKF
- a CDS encoding TonB-dependent siderophore receptor, producing the protein MSFNAYNPGIIHFIPTKTFHLAGLGCIIFSGVIHAQKIKKDSIPVTIQTVEITGRKSKDYISDYSFAATKIAMKNKDLPLTLNTVTKELINDRQAFRLGDVLKNVAGVSNVSFYNQYSIRGISQNEEGQIINGMRTRQYYFLQPMTPHIERVEVFKGPASITMSSVDPGGTINMVTKKPLANSRYEVSLSGGSFDTYRLSADVTGPLNTSKTLLYRFNGAHQHARSFRDHVKNNGILIAPSISFIPNDRTSVNVEMIYNEMNGNLDRGQPIFGAVAGKTDLNSTPVSLNLGAPGDYFKTKDLTLMGSLAHHFNKNISFNASYMKQFWNEDIHETRTTNSFVPDISNNQISSLVMMQYMERIQHWSVDNINAYFNFTYRTGPLEHQTLVGYDSHIWEKKSGGKQDAARGFMMKDGTVSSSYNPANAALYQTSVYNGIIFPTPNVSPFDLTPGAANHQGNNYTVLNIINPLPTALTTTHAAYVQHLLTWKKFKLLAGLRQEWFQDITQYKKAEESSFRNQKMLYRVGLTYSITENTNIYATYLTGYQPQSNTVTLMPQTANFTGAISASLYKPLLSDLKEFGVKTKLFGKINATFSIYEINQKNILMNANNPAEPDQLIQRGADRSRGFEAEFTGHILPQWHIYAGYSYIDAKVLDDSNPALIGLAKENTSKNSVNIWTRYNFTNIQPLKDFGIGAGMLYQSKKIPWFTRSFELPAYATVDVAIYYSVPQTKLQLALNVNNITNITYWVGAQNYLRLFPGAPRNYLFTATYKF
- a CDS encoding MFS transporter, translating into MKAKRIIPHLSFWQIWNMNVGFFGIQYSFGLQQTAVNPIYSFLGAHAEQLPILNLAGPITGLLIQPLIGAISDKTWSPRWGRRKPFFLLGALFCSIALFLFPFSSTIWMAAGLLWILDAANNTAMEPYRAFIGDKLPEDQQTFGFQMQSLFVGAGITLANLSLFVFQKYLAGNSTNGGIPVWVYYSFFLGSFCSIASVVWSVYKTPEIPPTEDELKDIKKARESSTFFTPFIEIIIAIREMPKVLWQLALVYLFQWYALFVYWQFITPMLKWSLYGVSEADEMKAHHLLESTKSGIPIAASDLTWAKNILHQVEVAVGQTGLMNGSYNIVTMISALLLVPFAKKFSSKNTYIFCLFLTGLGIMTLPFIRNEYAILIPMVALGIGWASMMGLPYSIVSPSIPHRKRGIYMGVINMMIVIPMLIQTLSFGTIFNFFLNSNPSSAIMVSGILFLTAGACVFFIKPDIPKSE
- a CDS encoding DUF3526 domain-containing protein; the protein is MNHYLFKQFYRNKAYIISLLILLFAGLCSLYTGKKFLDRNEEIMAKSATYQKNSIAKNVELHSDNIGLLLYYVKFNLVNEIPRLAALSIGMRDLNPSIQGVTIRNLEEQKNNSDFFNPANAAVGNFDFSFVMIFLFPLVIIALCYNIISEDQEKGTWKLLSVQSQNVRKLIDAKLLFRFLAVSSVYVLLLIAALFYIKIPVDLAFAIFALSGFLYLAFWFALCRWIIGYQKSSSWNALTLVIFWLSMNFVIPMTANMMIQKLIPVKEGLQAQIEQREGYHNKWDEPKIPTMQKFYKIYPQFSQYEIAENSDFSYAWYYAMQHMADVESAASSKKYHEKMHSRNNAAIYLGYILPNIQTQWIQSNVAGTGMENQLNYAENLKNFHEKQRLYFYPYIFENINGKMIDWKKQTVKIFTDSEKINLFSLLLPYFILIFLLLILSQNKFRKLC
- a CDS encoding DUF3526 domain-containing protein codes for the protein MAFSNLKLIVRKTRQDLFKSKQNLLIAITVLLFCFISIGIGFTKYGETYSKIKEYRKETRENWEHRPDKHPHRMAHYGYLVFRIGHPLSIFDNGLDDYLGNVIFLEAHKQNTANLSEAGSSGTLVRFGAFSAAFILQAIVPLIILFLGFSVIVREREEATLKILTVQGASSRAIVWGKILGLWQFSLLFLIPVIAIVLVAGLMVESSHFTDILSRILVLFPAYMIYYFFFSTLTVLISAKSKASSSALISLIGSWIILSIFLPKGIQFAAQNLYPTPSRIAFETQVEEDVMKVGDSHNPNDPHFKNIKDSLLAKYNVKTTDELPVNYGGIVMKEGERISAKLYVDHLKRLQDQYDRQQKLNEIFGFINPVMAIKNLSMTASGTDYFAYRQFQNQAEKYRYTLAQRMNDLQIEHIRNTPPKKGEKQAMVSKKNWQEFPDFQYEFTSVKESLGNQILPLVAILFWFLVCVLMIELSAKNLKLI